One part of the Janthinobacterium sp. 17J80-10 genome encodes these proteins:
- the rimM gene encoding ribosome maturation factor RimM (Essential for efficient processing of 16S rRNA), translating into MTGKTASGVAIPEDLVLVGHITGAYGIQGWVRIKPYSADADALLHARTWWLDKPEMRDVEVQQAKDHSGDTVARLVGVADRNAAEALKGAAVSVSRRHFPALDEGEFYWIDLIGLAVENLQGEALGQVADMMDNGAHPILRVAPPVEPGQKPGPEMLIPYVGQFVQAVDLAGKKITVDWGRDY; encoded by the coding sequence TTGACTGGCAAGACCGCATCGGGGGTCGCGATCCCCGAAGATCTGGTGCTGGTGGGGCATATCACCGGTGCCTATGGCATTCAAGGCTGGGTCAGGATCAAGCCTTATTCGGCGGATGCCGACGCGCTGCTGCATGCCCGCACATGGTGGCTCGACAAGCCAGAAATGCGCGATGTCGAGGTGCAGCAGGCCAAGGACCATAGCGGCGATACGGTCGCCCGCCTGGTAGGCGTGGCCGATCGCAATGCCGCCGAGGCGCTCAAGGGCGCAGCCGTGTCGGTGTCGCGCCGGCATTTTCCAGCGCTGGATGAGGGCGAGTTCTACTGGATCGACCTGATCGGCCTGGCGGTGGAAAACCTGCAGGGCGAAGCGCTCGGACAGGTGGCAGACATGATGGACAATGGCGCGCATCCGATTCTGCGGGTGGCGCCGCCAGTCGAGCCGGGGCAAAAGCCCGGGCCGGAAATGCTGATTCCCTACGTCGGGCAATTTGTCCAGGCGGTGGATTTGGCAGGCAAAAAGATAACAGTGGACTGGGGCCGCGATTATTAG
- the trmD gene encoding tRNA (guanosine(37)-N1)-methyltransferase TrmD, producing the protein MQFDVVTLFPEMFAAITQSGITRRAFEQGRCGLSLWNPRDFTTDNYRTVDDRPYGGGPGMVMLAKPLEAAIDSARQRQQALGVAQSRVIYLSPQGRPLTHERVMQLTAQPGLVLLCGRYEAVDQRLLDRCVDEEISLGDFVLSGGELPAMALMDAVIRQLPGVLHDDASAVEDSFVNGLLDCPHYTRPEVYEGVAVPPVLLGGHHAEIVKWRREQALAATAAKRPDLIDRARAAGLLTKADERFIAGLIFS; encoded by the coding sequence ATGCAATTCGATGTCGTCACGCTCTTCCCTGAAATGTTCGCCGCCATCACGCAATCCGGCATTACGCGACGTGCTTTCGAGCAGGGCAGGTGCGGCTTGTCGTTGTGGAATCCGCGCGATTTCACGACAGACAATTACCGTACGGTCGATGACCGGCCCTACGGCGGCGGTCCCGGCATGGTCATGCTGGCCAAGCCGCTGGAAGCTGCCATCGATAGTGCCAGGCAGCGCCAGCAAGCGCTGGGCGTGGCGCAGTCGAGGGTGATTTACCTGTCGCCGCAAGGACGGCCACTGACGCACGAGCGCGTCATGCAACTGACGGCGCAGCCGGGCCTGGTGCTCTTGTGCGGACGTTATGAAGCGGTGGACCAGCGTTTGCTGGACCGCTGCGTCGATGAGGAAATCAGCCTCGGCGATTTCGTGCTGTCGGGCGGCGAATTGCCGGCGATGGCGCTGATGGATGCAGTGATCCGGCAATTGCCGGGGGTGCTGCACGACGATGCCTCGGCAGTCGAGGACAGTTTCGTCAACGGCTTGCTGGATTGCCCGCACTATACGCGCCCGGAAGTGTATGAAGGCGTGGCGGTGCCGCCGGTACTGCTGGGCGGCCATCATGCCGAGATCGTCAAGTGGCGGCGCGAGCAGGCGCTGGCGGCAACCGCGGCAAAACGCCCGGACCTGATCGACAGGGCGCGCGCGGCAGGGCTGCTGACGAAGGCCGACGAGAGATTTATTGCGGGACTGATTTTCTCGTAG
- the rplS gene encoding 50S ribosomal protein L19 → MDLIQQLEQEEITRLGKNIPDFAPGDTVIVSVNVVEGTRKRAQAYEGVVISRRNRGLNSNFIVRKISSGEGVERTFQLYSPLIASIEVKRRGDVRRAKLYYLRERSGKSARIREKLPNRRTAAAKAAE, encoded by the coding sequence ATGGACTTGATCCAGCAACTCGAGCAAGAAGAGATTACCCGTCTCGGCAAGAACATCCCCGATTTCGCCCCGGGCGATACCGTCATCGTCAGCGTCAACGTGGTCGAAGGCACGCGCAAGCGCGCCCAGGCTTACGAAGGCGTGGTCATTTCGCGTCGCAACCGCGGTCTGAACTCGAACTTCATCGTCCGCAAGATTTCTTCGGGCGAAGGCGTCGAGCGTACGTTCCAGCTGTACTCCCCGCTGATCGCTTCGATCGAAGTCAAGCGTCGCGGCGATGTGCGCCGTGCCAAGCTGTACTACCTGCGTGAGCGTTCGGGCAAGTCCGCGCGTATCCGCGAAAAGCTGCCGAACCGCCGCACTGCGGCTGCGAAAGCCGCGGAATAA
- a CDS encoding CoA pyrophosphatase — MPKSVFDPREVAIESIAGEAAVAAERLRADWLRQRFTAPPVWTPELHADSRLRAADAAAMPGTPASVLMPIVLREAGPTLLLTQRTAHLHDHAGQVSLPGGRVDPGDLSAIDTALRETEEEVGLHRDQIEVIGILPDYLTVTGYRVTPVVSLVQPPFDLRADPFEVAEIFEVPLSFLMDGSNHQIRSAELPAPIGRRSFYAMPYERFFIWGATAAMLRNLYHFLRA, encoded by the coding sequence TTGCCAAAGAGTGTTTTTGACCCCCGTGAAGTGGCGATCGAATCGATTGCCGGCGAAGCCGCCGTGGCGGCCGAGCGCCTGCGCGCCGACTGGCTGCGCCAGCGCTTCACGGCGCCGCCCGTCTGGACGCCGGAGCTGCATGCCGATTCGCGCCTGCGCGCTGCAGATGCGGCCGCCATGCCGGGCACGCCGGCTTCCGTGCTGATGCCGATCGTCCTGCGCGAAGCCGGCCCGACCCTCTTGCTGACGCAGCGTACCGCGCATCTGCACGACCATGCCGGCCAGGTCAGCCTGCCGGGCGGGCGCGTCGATCCGGGCGACCTTTCGGCCATCGACACCGCCTTGCGTGAAACCGAGGAAGAGGTCGGCCTGCACCGCGACCAGATCGAAGTCATCGGCATCTTGCCTGATTACCTGACCGTGACCGGCTATCGCGTCACGCCCGTGGTGTCGCTGGTGCAGCCGCCGTTCGACTTGCGGGCCGACCCTTTCGAGGTGGCGGAAATTTTCGAGGTGCCGCTGAGCTTCTTGATGGATGGCAGCAACCACCAGATCCGCAGCGCCGAACTTCCCGCACCCATCGGGCGGCGCAGCTTCTATGCCATGCCCTACGAGCGATTTTTCATCTGGGGGGCGACGGCGGCCATGCTGCGCAACCTCTACCATTTCCTGCGCGCTTGA
- a CDS encoding CobD/CbiB family protein, whose amino-acid sequence MTFFAILVVLLIEQVQPLRADNPVSAALRTLAHRMEVRFNAGQAQHGKMAWFATLAVLVVPTALIFWLCASLGFLAEFAWTAIVAYLTLGFRHYSHYFTAIQIALSSGDEEAARKLLAEWTRQDTSLLNSSELSRIAVETALLTTHRNVFGVFFWLLLPVGPAFAVMYRVAEYLARAWNEPEHLKNESFGHFATRAFYWIDWIPSRLTAIAFAIVGNFEDAIFAWRNFAYRWADEATGVILSAGGGALGVRLGTPAVSAASMLPADASLVDSTLEAEAPPGDAPQPRTLQSTVGLVWRALLLWMLLLLLISIAHWVG is encoded by the coding sequence ATGACTTTTTTTGCCATCCTTGTTGTCTTGCTGATCGAGCAAGTCCAGCCGCTGCGTGCCGATAATCCGGTCAGCGCTGCCTTGCGTACCCTGGCCCACCGCATGGAGGTGCGTTTCAATGCCGGCCAGGCGCAGCATGGCAAGATGGCCTGGTTTGCCACGCTGGCCGTCTTGGTGGTGCCAACGGCACTGATCTTCTGGCTGTGCGCCAGCCTGGGGTTCCTGGCCGAATTCGCCTGGACGGCGATCGTGGCCTACCTTACATTGGGTTTTCGTCATTACAGCCATTATTTCACGGCGATTCAGATTGCCCTCAGCTCCGGCGACGAGGAAGCCGCACGCAAGCTGCTGGCCGAATGGACCCGGCAAGACACGTCGTTGCTGAATAGCAGCGAGTTGTCGCGCATTGCCGTGGAAACGGCGCTGCTGACCACGCACCGCAATGTCTTTGGCGTGTTTTTCTGGCTCCTGCTGCCAGTCGGGCCGGCGTTTGCCGTGATGTACCGCGTTGCCGAATACCTGGCGCGCGCCTGGAATGAGCCGGAACACCTGAAGAATGAATCCTTTGGCCATTTCGCCACGCGCGCTTTTTACTGGATCGACTGGATTCCCTCGCGCCTGACGGCGATTGCCTTCGCCATTGTCGGCAATTTCGAGGACGCCATTTTCGCCTGGCGCAATTTCGCCTATCGCTGGGCGGACGAGGCAACCGGCGTCATCCTGTCGGCCGGCGGCGGCGCCCTTGGCGTGCGCCTGGGCACGCCGGCCGTCAGCGCAGCCAGCATGCTGCCGGCGGATGCCTCACTGGTCGATTCCACGCTGGAAGCCGAAGCGCCGCCGGGTGACGCGCCGCAGCCGCGTACCCTGCAAAGCACGGTCGGCCTTGTATGGCGCGCGCTCTTGTTGTGGATGCTGCTGTTGCTGCTGATCTCGATTGCCCACTGGGTCGGGTAA
- a CDS encoding DUF3579 domain-containing protein produces the protein MAENASPSKEAREFFIQGVTSDGKTFRPSDWAERLCGVMSCFGEDGARQDAHLHYSRYVRPALLEGVKSVVVSEDLRDIEPLAYHFVLNFAKDNDLRVVDACLLPEPGQRP, from the coding sequence ATGGCTGAAAACGCCTCCCCATCCAAAGAAGCACGCGAGTTTTTTATCCAGGGTGTGACCAGTGACGGCAAGACCTTTCGCCCAAGTGACTGGGCCGAGCGCCTGTGCGGCGTGATGTCCTGCTTCGGCGAGGATGGTGCCCGCCAGGATGCGCATCTGCATTATTCCCGTTACGTTCGCCCCGCCTTGCTGGAAGGCGTCAAGTCCGTGGTCGTCAGTGAAGACTTGCGTGACATCGAGCCGCTGGCTTACCACTTCGTTCTCAATTTCGCCAAGGACAATGACTTGCGCGTCGTTGATGCCTGCCTGCTGCCCGAACCGGGGCAACGTCCCTGA
- a CDS encoding EAL domain-containing protein produces MSSRSQHETQILLMAEPAEKKRYLTPVPLAAWLTLALGVAVAFFLFLSLRDLEDKAQSAEFQQQANLRALRLEQGLGEAVNAAVILNQLFVVNETVSREQFHIFTQPLLQRHPYIQAFNFHRIVPASERAAYEEAMRQKFPGFAMMEMADGKRVPARARERHIVVDYLEPMRGNEAALGLDVSTHAHLVESMRQAADAGAPTASDLLLLAQGKDEARLGFEVIIPVYRKGALLSDVQSRRDAWIGDVAVIFSVRNLIEKALGSDGLLSGTSPDIRVYAAASADESRLAYRNSTEAPGNAEEAGWHAWMLPHAAKPVAHGFLVAGKPWHMVIAPTAQPALFGQYGSFYVLIGGILFSLLAAAYIHALVTREQRVRRLVQERTHEAHLANRLLRQDIAARERLEKDLKLRNRAIEASPNAIIITSAEAPDYPIEYVNPAFLHMTGYAEEEIIGRSMRLLMGTDNKQPAIAEFKAATVEQRPGHATMRSYRKDGTMFWNDLYTSPVRDADGKVTHFVAAQYDITDMKRYEAELEIRANQDTLTGLANRNLLRDRLAQALAFAARYAHPVWVVHLDLDRFKFINDTLGLSAGDELLKQVAVRLQACARDTDTVARLAADEFVLVLPQRSDESAAIHTMQRIMESAADPYVIEGHEFFITISAGMAVYPTDGEDAETLMRHADVAMYRAKETGRNNYQFYTPAMNARAMERLRLEGDLRVALEQGQFELHFQPQVNLHTGKVHGVEALVRWQHPTFGTVAPARFIGMAEETGLIVPLGAWVICAACIQAKAWQDAGFGEIRVAVNLSTRQFTQSDLVDSISNVLRECGLAPHCLEIELTESMIMEDVDRAIGTLRALAGLGVQISVDDFGTGYSSLAYLKRLPIDVLKIDQSFVRDITLDPDDAAIVATIVSLAHSLRLEVIAEGVETAEQLEFLRGHGCDAMQGYYFSKPLPADQLEELLRSGKCLKAGAAETSGIG; encoded by the coding sequence GTGTCGTCCCGATCGCAGCACGAAACCCAGATCCTGCTCATGGCCGAGCCTGCTGAAAAAAAACGCTATCTGACTCCCGTGCCGCTCGCAGCCTGGCTGACCCTGGCGCTCGGCGTGGCCGTTGCCTTTTTTTTATTCCTGTCGCTGCGCGACCTTGAAGACAAGGCCCAGTCGGCGGAATTCCAGCAGCAGGCCAACCTCCGCGCCCTGCGCCTGGAGCAGGGCCTGGGCGAGGCGGTCAATGCCGCAGTGATCCTCAACCAGTTATTCGTGGTTAACGAGACGGTCAGCCGCGAACAATTCCACATTTTTACGCAGCCGCTGCTGCAGCGTCATCCCTATATCCAGGCGTTCAACTTTCATCGTATCGTTCCTGCCAGCGAACGCGCCGCTTACGAGGAAGCCATGCGGCAGAAATTCCCGGGCTTTGCGATGATGGAAATGGCCGACGGCAAACGGGTCCCTGCGCGCGCAAGAGAGCGCCATATCGTCGTCGATTACCTCGAGCCGATGCGGGGCAACGAAGCGGCGCTCGGCCTGGATGTGAGTACCCATGCGCACCTGGTGGAAAGCATGCGCCAGGCTGCCGACGCCGGCGCACCGACGGCGTCAGATCTGTTGCTGCTGGCGCAGGGCAAGGACGAGGCCCGACTCGGCTTCGAAGTGATCATCCCGGTGTACCGCAAAGGTGCGCTCCTGTCCGATGTGCAGTCGCGCAGGGATGCCTGGATCGGTGACGTCGCCGTGATTTTCAGTGTGCGCAACCTGATCGAGAAAGCGCTTGGCAGCGATGGCCTGTTGTCCGGGACGAGTCCGGATATCCGCGTCTACGCCGCCGCCAGTGCCGATGAATCCCGCCTGGCATATCGCAACAGCACCGAGGCGCCCGGGAATGCGGAAGAAGCAGGTTGGCACGCATGGATGCTGCCACACGCGGCCAAGCCGGTAGCGCATGGTTTTCTTGTCGCCGGCAAGCCGTGGCACATGGTGATAGCGCCGACGGCGCAGCCAGCCCTGTTCGGGCAATACGGCTCGTTCTATGTCCTGATCGGCGGCATCCTGTTCAGCTTGCTGGCTGCCGCCTATATCCATGCCCTGGTGACGCGGGAGCAGCGGGTGCGTCGCCTGGTGCAGGAACGCACCCACGAGGCGCATCTGGCCAACCGCTTGCTGCGCCAGGATATCGCCGCCCGGGAGCGCCTGGAAAAAGACCTGAAGCTGCGTAACCGCGCCATCGAAGCCAGCCCGAATGCCATCATCATCACCAGCGCGGAGGCGCCCGATTATCCGATCGAATATGTGAATCCGGCTTTCCTGCACATGACCGGCTACGCCGAGGAAGAAATCATCGGCCGCAGCATGCGTCTCCTGATGGGCACGGACAACAAGCAGCCGGCAATTGCCGAATTCAAGGCTGCCACCGTCGAGCAGCGCCCGGGCCATGCGACCATGCGCAGCTACCGCAAGGATGGCACCATGTTCTGGAATGACTTGTACACGTCGCCGGTGCGCGATGCCGATGGCAAGGTCACGCATTTCGTCGCCGCGCAGTACGACATCACCGACATGAAGCGCTACGAGGCCGAACTGGAAATCCGCGCCAACCAGGACACCCTGACAGGCCTGGCCAACCGCAACCTGTTGCGCGACCGCCTGGCGCAGGCACTGGCATTTGCCGCACGCTACGCGCACCCCGTATGGGTGGTGCACCTGGACCTCGATCGCTTCAAGTTCATCAACGATACGCTGGGCTTGTCGGCTGGCGACGAATTGCTCAAGCAGGTTGCCGTGCGCTTGCAAGCCTGTGCCCGCGATACCGACACGGTTGCGCGCCTGGCCGCCGACGAATTCGTGCTTGTGCTGCCACAGCGCAGCGATGAAAGCGCTGCCATCCATACGATGCAGCGCATCATGGAATCCGCAGCCGACCCCTATGTCATCGAGGGCCATGAGTTTTTTATCACCATCAGCGCCGGCATGGCGGTGTATCCCACCGATGGCGAGGATGCCGAAACGTTGATGCGCCACGCTGACGTCGCCATGTACCGCGCCAAGGAAACCGGCCGCAACAATTACCAGTTCTATACGCCCGCCATGAATGCGCGCGCGATGGAGCGCCTGCGCCTGGAGGGTGACCTGCGCGTGGCGCTGGAGCAGGGGCAGTTCGAATTGCACTTCCAGCCTCAGGTCAACCTGCATACCGGCAAGGTCCATGGCGTCGAAGCGCTGGTGCGCTGGCAGCATCCGACCTTCGGCACGGTGGCGCCGGCGCGTTTCATCGGCATGGCCGAGGAAACCGGCCTGATCGTGCCGCTGGGCGCCTGGGTGATCTGCGCCGCCTGCATCCAGGCCAAAGCCTGGCAGGATGCAGGCTTCGGCGAAATTCGCGTGGCCGTGAACCTCTCCACCCGCCAGTTCACGCAAAGCGACCTGGTCGATTCGATCTCCAATGTCTTGCGCGAATGCGGACTGGCGCCGCATTGCCTGGAAATCGAACTGACCGAGAGCATGATCATGGAAGATGTCGATCGCGCCATCGGTACCCTGCGCGCCCTGGCCGGCCTGGGCGTGCAAATCTCGGTGGATGATTTCGGCACCGGCTATTCCAGCCTGGCGTACCTCAAGCGCTTGCCGATCGACGTGTTGAAAATCGACCAGTCGTTCGTGCGCGATATTACCCTCGACCCCGACGATGCGGCGATCGTCGCCACCATCGTTTCGCTGGCGCACAGCCTGCGCCTGGAAGTCATTGCCGAAGGCGTGGAAACGGCGGAACAGCTGGAATTCCTGCGCGGGCATGGCTGCGATGCCATGCAGGGCTATTACTTCAGCAAGCCCCTGCCGGCGGATCAACTGGAAGAGCTATTGCGGTCGGGGAAGTGCCTGAAGGCGGGCGCCGCTGAAACGTCAGGCATTGGCTGA